CGGTTAAATACCCATAATTAAGAACGATGAAAAACCACGAAGACACAAAGGACACAAAGTTTTTTATTCTGGTCAATCATCCGGAGCTGATATGATTTAATACTGAAGATACTATAGCAGTCGCCATTACTATTAGGACACTTTTCCTATTCCCTATTCCTTCGAAGTTCCGAAGTTCCCCGTTCCGAAGTTCCCTAAAACGATAACTTATGTGTCCTAACCTACCTGTCTATGGCTATATTATTGAATTGAGAATCGCACTTTGCGGATCCAGGTTAAGAATCTTTCCATTTTCGGTTCTTGTTTCAACTTATCAAGAGTATTTAGATGTTGAGCAAGATAGTTATTGTTGTAGAGTCTGTGTATCTGTCGGTGACAAGGATAACAAATATTAATGGTGGCACCAGGTTCGGCTTTTTTGCGCTTAACCGCTTGTCGAGGAACTAGGTGATGTTTGGTTAACTGATAGAGATCTCGTTCACAAAGTTCGCATTTCATCGATTTCTGAGTTACGGCTTAAGCTCTGACTCAATTTTACTATCTAAAGCTTTTTTTGCTATCCGGGTAATATATAGAGTAACCACTACGGTAGCAATTAGCCCAATAACCCTTAAAATCAGTTCTAACTTTCCTGCTTCTTTGTTAGACGTCCCCAAACTCGCTAAATCTTTCGCTAGAGACCCCAGATACACGTACATTACCGTTCCTGGCATCATTCCTACCCAGGATGCTAACACATAATCTCTCAAAGAAACCTGAGTCACACTAAACGCATAGTTTAAAAACACAAAGGGAAATACCGGAGAAAGTCGGGTTAAACCGACAATTTTCCAGCCTTCTTGTCCTACAGCTTTATCTATTGCTTTAAATCTCGGTTTATTTTCGATTTGTTTAACTACCCATCCCCTAGCTAAATAACGTCCAATCAAAAAAGCAACGGTAGCAGCTAAAGTAGAAGCGATGGAGACATAGATAGATCCTCGTACAACTCCAAAAATAATACCAGCGCCCAGAGTCAAAAGCGCACCAGAAATCAATAGAACCGTGGTGATAATATATATCAAAGTAAAAACAATCGGTGCTATTGGACCTGAGTGATCAACCCAAGTTAGAATAGAAGTAATAATGTCAAACATAGTTTGATTCTATAGCTGTACAAATTAAAGTTTAGGATAGGTCTTGACATCCGTCCCATTTTTTTGTTATCATAGTCTTATAAGGGTTGGCTCGCCCATACATCTCTATGTATGTAATCAACTATAGAAACCAACAGCCACAGTAAGCCTTAAAAATATAATAGCACAAACAAGAGAGTTTGTCAAGGTTTTTTGCCCTTTTTTCTCGTATTCTCTTCCCCCTTTAAAGGTGCGCACTCGCGCTACATTAGAGCACCCCCACAACTCGAACCACTTCCTGCTGTACAACCATAACAATAGTCGGCTGTTTTAATCTCATTGATTAATTCTAACCTTCCCGCGGCTAAAACATCTTTTACCGTGAGCTTTTCCCCATTGTTAGTAGTAGCAGCCAGATTCTCCATCTGATTAAAATCGCAATCATAAATATTGCCCAAATAGTCTATAGAAAGTAAATCTCGACACATAAGATTATTCAGAGTGTTAGGGTTATGATGCTTCTGCAAAAAGTCAAGATAGGGAGAATATATTTGCTGATATTCTAAATACTGCTTAACTCGACCAATGGGAAGATTAGTAATCGTAAATAAGCGGTTAAAAACAATACCAAAATGTTCCCACAGATATCGCTGATAATCGCTTTCTAACTGAGCTTGGTTAGGAGTTAAGCTAAAATCAGTATTCCTAGGAATTTGGGGATTATAGACTAAATCCAGAACAAGATCAGAAACTGTGCCGTAACCGTAATTATTCAAAATTTGTAAAGCTTTAATCGATTGATTGTAGACACCCTGACCTCTTTGTTTATCCACATTATTTTCCAAATAACAAGGTAAAGATGCGACTACTCTGAGCTTTTTTTGAGTAAAATAAGCAGGTAAATCTGTGAAACCTGTTGAGAGTAAAACGGTCAAATTAGAACGAACAATTACTTCTTTTCCTGCAGCTATAGCAGTCTCTACCAAAGGATGAAAACCGTAGTTCATTTCTGGCGCACCCCCAGTCAAGTCTACTGTTTTAATCTGAGGAAAATTCCTAATTAGCTGTTGTAATTGCTCACAAATTTCCGGGGATAATTCTTCAGTTCGTTTGGGACCAGCTTCTACGTGACAATGGTTACAAGCTAAGTTACATTTCTTACCTAAATTAATCTGTAAAGTCGTAATTTTTTGTTTATTGAGGGTAAAATCGAACATAGACAATTAACAACATTTGCGAGATACGGGGACAATAATATCTGAATGATAAGGTCCTTGGTTATTGGTGAGCATTTGATAGGTTGAGTTGCTAACTGTGACCACTTCCCCACGTGGCAAAATTTGACCGTCATCGGTTTGTACTTGTTGCCAAGGTCCTCTATAGATGATAGTAGACTGAGAGTTTAAATCAGTTGCTGATTCAGCTTTAAAAGCGCGAATTGTCAGAGAACGGAACTCGATCCCCTCAATTACTCGCCAGGGTTGTTGTTGACGTTCTAGGATTTCTATTCCGTAAAAACCTGCTTCAGTGAACATCTTTATAAACCTATCTTCACGAAAAGCTCCAGCGATACAACCACTCCATAATTGAGGATCATTAAGAATTGCTGGGGTGGTATCGGCGTTACTAACGATATCCGCAATAACCACTCTTCCACCGGGTTTGAGAACGCGATAAATTTCTGGAAATAGCTGCAGTTTATCCTGGGGACGCACTAGGTTAAGAACGCAGTTGGATACGACTAAATCAACGCTACAGGAGGGTATGAGAGGCTTTTCTTGACGCAGGCGATCGCATTCCCCATCCAATTGAGCCAACGCTTCTATAGAGGTTACAGGATGGTCATTTAACCAGTTGGAGAGAATTTCCAAATCCAATTGCAGATCTTGAATTTTGGCTTTAACGAACTTAGTGTTAGCGTATCCCAGTTTAGCGCTAATTTCGGCTTGATACTTTCGAGCTAGTTCCAGCATTTTATCGTTGAAATCAACCCCAATCACTTTTCCCGATGAGCCCACTTTTTGAGCGATGATATAACAATTTTTACCCGCACCGGAACCTAGATCTACCACCGTCTCACCCTCTAAGACGTAGCGAGTCGGATCGCCACAACCATAGTCTTTGGCGATAATCTCTTTGGGAAGAATGTCGAGATAATTCTGTTCATATGCTGTGGGACAACAGAGAGAGGGTTGTTGCTCTCTAGCACCTTGTTGATATCTAGTCAGAACTTCCTGTTCAACATTATATTTATCTACTTGAGTCACAGAGTTACTAATTGCTCGATTGATTTTTGACTGATATTGACATTATAGAAAAATTGCGACAGAGTCATATCAAGTCCGGGTAAATACTTATACATAAAGGTGAGTAGGGGTAAAGGGGAAAGGGGAACGGGTAAAGGTTTAGATAAAAATGTGACTCACAACTTTAAGTTAACTAATTAAGCGGACATGATATCACTCATGTTATAGCCATAGACAGGAAGGAACAGGGAAAATGATTTCAAAGCCTAGTTCATCTCAAACAACGAATCGCCTCTAGTAAACCCCTGGCTTTATTTAGGGTTTCCTCGTATTCCAAAGAGGGTTGAGAATCAGCGACTATACCCGCACCTGCTTGTACAGAAACTAGATGCAGATTTCCAGTTTGGGGACGAACTATCATGGTGCGAATAGCGATCGCGCTGTTTAATTGACCCTCAAAATCGTAATAGCCATAGACACCCGAATAAGGACCGCGACGTTCTGATTCTAGTTCGTGAATAATCTCCATAGCGCGAATTTTGGGCGCACCACTAACGGTACCCGCAGGAAAACAAGCTTTTAATAAGTCCCAAGCGTCCTGATTCTGGTCAAGTATCCCCACCACGTTACTAACAATATGCATCACATGAGAATAGCGCTCAATTACCATTAATTCATCCACAGTAACGCTTCCTGACTGACAGACGCGACCGAGATCGTTGCGTCCCAAATCAACGAGCATAATATGTTCGGCGATTTCTTTGGGATCTTGTAATAACTCTTGGGCTAACATTTCATCCTCTTGAGGAGTTTTACCCCGTTTACGTGTACCGGCGATCGGTCTGAGGGTGGCTTTAAGAGTATGATCGCCCATACGTTCTGCTTTTACCATTACTTCTGGACTAGAACCAATAATTTGCCAGTCACCGAAATGATAATAAGCCATATAAGGAGAAGGATTAATTAAGCGTAAAGAACGATATAAAGCAAAAGGCTCCCCCGCGTATTCAGTAGTCAGACGTTGAGATAAGACTACCTGAAAAATATCCCCAGAGCGGATATATTCTTTAGCTTTGAGCACCGATTCAGTAAATTCAGTAGGGGTGGTATTGCTTTGGTAGATTAAATTTTGCTCCGATAACTTAGCTACGATCTCCGGAGATACCCATTCTAAGGGTTGAGCTTCCACGGGTACTTCTAGTTTTAATCTGGTGACTAATTTAGTGACGCGATCGCAAGCTTGTTCATAAGCGGTGAGCAGATCTATTTCTTCCCCTTGTAAATCTGCATAAGCGATCGCCCAAATCTTGCGCTTGACTTGGTCAAATATTAACAGATTATCTATCTGCATCCAGACTCCATCGGGTAGATCCCCTGACTGGTAGGGATATACAGTTACCTTCGGTTCAATCCATTTAATCAATTCATAGCCCCAAAAACCGAATAACCCCCCAATCCCTCCGGGAAGTTGAGGTAACTTCACTGGTTTAATTGTTTTGAGGCGATCGGCTAAAATCTCAAAAGGGTTCCCATGGTATACTCTTGATTCTCCATGGCGATAAGTTTGGGTAGTAGTGTCTCCCCTAGCTTCTAATATCCAGACTGGATC
This DNA window, taken from Gloeocapsa sp. PCC 73106, encodes the following:
- the arsS gene encoding arsenosugar biosynthesis radical SAM (seleno)protein ArsS (Some members of this family are selenoproteins.) — encoded protein: MFDFTLNKQKITTLQINLGKKCNLACNHCHVEAGPKRTEELSPEICEQLQQLIRNFPQIKTVDLTGGAPEMNYGFHPLVETAIAAGKEVIVRSNLTVLLSTGFTDLPAYFTQKKLRVVASLPCYLENNVDKQRGQGVYNQSIKALQILNNYGYGTVSDLVLDLVYNPQIPRNTDFSLTPNQAQLESDYQRYLWEHFGIVFNRLFTITNLPIGRVKQYLEYQQIYSPYLDFLQKHHNPNTLNNLMCRDLLSIDYLGNIYDCDFNQMENLAATTNNGEKLTVKDVLAAGRLELINEIKTADYCYGCTAGSGSSCGGALM
- the trpE gene encoding anthranilate synthase component I, producing MIFPDFEQFTVLAQQGNFIPVYQEWIADLETPVSAWYKVCGGEKYSFLLESVEGGENLGRYSFLGADPVWILEARGDTTTQTYRHGESRVYHGNPFEILADRLKTIKPVKLPQLPGGIGGLFGFWGYELIKWIEPKVTVYPYQSGDLPDGVWMQIDNLLIFDQVKRKIWAIAYADLQGEEIDLLTAYEQACDRVTKLVTRLKLEVPVEAQPLEWVSPEIVAKLSEQNLIYQSNTTPTEFTESVLKAKEYIRSGDIFQVVLSQRLTTEYAGEPFALYRSLRLINPSPYMAYYHFGDWQIIGSSPEVMVKAERMGDHTLKATLRPIAGTRKRGKTPQEDEMLAQELLQDPKEIAEHIMLVDLGRNDLGRVCQSGSVTVDELMVIERYSHVMHIVSNVVGILDQNQDAWDLLKACFPAGTVSGAPKIRAMEIIHELESERRGPYSGVYGYYDFEGQLNSAIAIRTMIVRPQTGNLHLVSVQAGAGIVADSQPSLEYEETLNKARGLLEAIRCLR
- a CDS encoding methyltransferase domain-containing protein, which encodes MTQVDKYNVEQEVLTRYQQGAREQQPSLCCPTAYEQNYLDILPKEIIAKDYGCGDPTRYVLEGETVVDLGSGAGKNCYIIAQKVGSSGKVIGVDFNDKMLELARKYQAEISAKLGYANTKFVKAKIQDLQLDLEILSNWLNDHPVTSIEALAQLDGECDRLRQEKPLIPSCSVDLVVSNCVLNLVRPQDKLQLFPEIYRVLKPGGRVVIADIVSNADTTPAILNDPQLWSGCIAGAFREDRFIKMFTEAGFYGIEILERQQQPWRVIEGIEFRSLTIRAFKAESATDLNSQSTIIYRGPWQQVQTDDGQILPRGEVVTVSNSTYQMLTNNQGPYHSDIIVPVSRKCC
- a CDS encoding TVP38/TMEM64 family protein produces the protein MFDIITSILTWVDHSGPIAPIVFTLIYIITTVLLISGALLTLGAGIIFGVVRGSIYVSIASTLAATVAFLIGRYLARGWVVKQIENKPRFKAIDKAVGQEGWKIVGLTRLSPVFPFVFLNYAFSVTQVSLRDYVLASWVGMMPGTVMYVYLGSLAKDLASLGTSNKEAGKLELILRVIGLIATVVVTLYITRIAKKALDSKIESELKP
- a CDS encoding HNH endonuclease, translated to MKCELCERDLYQLTKHHLVPRQAVKRKKAEPGATINICYPCHRQIHRLYNNNYLAQHLNTLDKLKQEPKMERFLTWIRKVRFSIQ